A genomic region of Dickeya solani IPO 2222 contains the following coding sequences:
- a CDS encoding GPW/gp25 family protein, with the protein MDNDNAFLGTGWGFPPRFDAAAQSIGMVSGDEDIQQSLGLLLSTRPGERIMAPEYGCDIQGMVFEDLTLSTLTDMKARIEQAILFFEPRIRLQTIIIDNDQSIDGKLLIHLDYTLIATNTRSNMVYPFYLREGTLVANP; encoded by the coding sequence GTGGATAACGACAATGCATTTCTCGGCACCGGTTGGGGGTTCCCGCCGCGGTTTGACGCCGCCGCACAAAGCATCGGGATGGTAAGCGGCGACGAAGACATCCAGCAAAGTCTGGGGTTGCTGCTCTCCACTCGTCCCGGCGAACGCATCATGGCGCCGGAATACGGCTGCGATATTCAGGGCATGGTGTTTGAAGACCTCACCCTCTCCACCCTCACCGACATGAAGGCCCGTATCGAACAAGCCATCCTGTTCTTCGAGCCGCGCATCCGGCTACAGACGATCATCATCGACAACGACCAGTCAATCGACGGCAAGCTGTTGATTCATCTCGACTACACCCTGATCGCCACCAATACCCGCAGCAACATGGTGTACCCGTTCTATCTGCGGGAAGGCACGCTGGTGGCGAACCCATGA
- a CDS encoding PAAR domain-containing protein gives MPPAARLTDLHACPMVTPGLPPIPHVGGPVIGPGVPTVLIGKLPAAVMGDNCVCVGPPDAIVKGSATVLIGGKPAARLGDTTAHGGNIALGDFTVLIGG, from the coding sequence ATGCCGCCCGCCGCCCGCCTGACTGATTTACACGCCTGCCCGATGGTGACGCCGGGGCTGCCGCCGATCCCCCATGTCGGCGGCCCGGTGATCGGCCCCGGCGTGCCAACGGTATTAATTGGCAAATTGCCGGCGGCGGTGATGGGCGACAACTGTGTGTGCGTCGGGCCGCCGGACGCCATCGTTAAAGGCTCCGCCACCGTGCTGATCGGCGGTAAGCCCGCCGCCCGACTTGGCGATACCACCGCGCACGGCGGCAATATCGCGCTCGGCGACTTCACCGTATTGATAGGAGGCTAG